From one Lactiplantibacillus paraplantarum genomic stretch:
- a CDS encoding amidohydrolase produces MTLQAQLMQQLTAAEPEMIKIRRHLHAHPEISFHEEQTAAYIKAFYRELGVSTTAYGDGYGFVVDIDSGHPGPQLALRADFDALAIQEDNHLSFKSQNANVMHACGHDGHTAYLMVLAKTLLGLKNQLRGRVRIIHQPAEEVSPGGAKGMLAAGVLDGIDNVIGLHVMSTMPTGSIAYHLNATQTGRANFTVTFTGKGGHASMPHLSNDAIVAGSYFVTALQTVVSRRIDPFDTGSVTIGSFDGVGSFNAIKAQVTLKGDVRIMDETTRQTIRDQITKIANGVGATFGVQVALDYDDNYPVLMNDGDLTQRVITSIQAAQIPEITKIFDCGPQDPSEDFAYFAQAKPSTFIYAGCQTAPGETHPHHSPDFMMNEDCLLIAAKAVGTATLDYLMNTSSDH; encoded by the coding sequence ATGACCCTTCAAGCACAACTCATGCAACAACTTACGGCGGCGGAACCGGAAATGATCAAGATTCGTCGCCACTTACACGCCCATCCCGAGATTTCATTTCATGAAGAACAAACCGCAGCCTACATCAAAGCGTTCTATCGTGAACTGGGCGTCTCAACCACCGCTTATGGTGATGGGTACGGCTTCGTCGTCGACATCGATAGCGGTCACCCTGGACCTCAGTTAGCATTACGCGCTGATTTTGACGCCCTCGCGATTCAAGAAGACAACCACTTATCATTTAAATCGCAAAACGCCAATGTCATGCACGCCTGTGGTCACGATGGTCATACTGCTTATCTCATGGTACTGGCGAAGACCTTACTCGGGCTGAAAAATCAGCTACGTGGTCGCGTCCGCATTATTCACCAACCCGCTGAAGAAGTGTCACCGGGTGGTGCTAAGGGTATGTTGGCTGCTGGCGTCCTAGACGGCATCGATAACGTCATTGGGCTGCATGTGATGAGTACCATGCCGACGGGCTCGATTGCCTATCACTTAAATGCGACGCAGACCGGGCGGGCTAACTTTACGGTCACCTTCACGGGTAAGGGTGGGCACGCCTCGATGCCCCACCTCTCAAACGATGCAATCGTTGCTGGAAGTTACTTTGTGACCGCCTTACAAACTGTTGTTTCCCGTCGGATTGACCCATTTGATACCGGCAGTGTCACCATCGGCTCATTCGACGGCGTTGGTTCCTTCAATGCCATCAAAGCACAAGTCACCCTCAAGGGCGATGTGCGGATTATGGACGAAACCACGCGCCAGACGATCCGTGACCAGATTACTAAAATTGCGAACGGTGTCGGGGCGACTTTCGGTGTCCAAGTTGCGCTTGATTACGATGATAATTATCCGGTACTCATGAATGATGGCGACCTGACACAGCGCGTCATCACCAGTATTCAAGCCGCTCAGATTCCAGAGATTACTAAAATTTTCGACTGCGGTCCCCAAGACCCTTCAGAAGACTTCGCCTATTTTGCACAAGCCAAGCCCAGCACCTTTATCTATGCTGGCTGTCAAACAGCTCCGGGTGAGACCCACCCGCACCACAGCCCTGATTTTATGATGAATGAAGACTGTTTACTAATTGCCGCCAAAGCGGTGGGAACGGCAACGCTGGACTACTTAATGAACACCTCATCAGATCATTAA
- a CDS encoding SDR family oxidoreductase, whose product MNQPELRDPRYLYKTDGFDKQDQETPALQAKMRPEPDCGEKSYQGHAKLLNRRVLITGGDSGIGRATAIAFAREGADVAIQYLPGEETDAEAVAELVRAAGRQALLLPCDFKDVDVVTDLVDRTIAEFGGIDTLVLNAGQQISQPSLAKLPIEQVRATFEVNIVAMFALAQAALPKMPAGGSIVTTTSIQAYAPSGYLLDYAATKAAIKNFTINLAAEAAEKGIRVNGVAPGPIWTPLQLDQGQPIEALPKFGQDTLLKRAGQPAELAPVYVFLASNDASYVTAQIYGVTGGGVIN is encoded by the coding sequence ATGAATCAACCAGAATTACGTGACCCACGTTATTTATATAAGACAGATGGCTTTGATAAGCAGGATCAGGAGACGCCCGCACTACAAGCTAAGATGCGTCCCGAACCCGATTGTGGTGAGAAGAGTTACCAAGGACATGCTAAGTTGTTGAATCGACGCGTATTGATCACGGGTGGTGATTCGGGAATTGGCCGGGCTACCGCGATTGCCTTTGCACGAGAAGGCGCTGACGTTGCTATTCAGTACTTGCCGGGAGAGGAGACGGATGCTGAGGCGGTTGCCGAACTAGTGCGCGCTGCGGGCCGTCAAGCGTTATTATTACCTTGTGATTTCAAGGATGTTGACGTTGTGACCGATCTCGTGGACCGGACAATTGCTGAATTTGGTGGTATCGACACCCTTGTCTTAAATGCGGGGCAACAGATTTCACAACCTTCACTGGCTAAGCTACCGATCGAACAGGTGCGTGCGACCTTCGAAGTGAATATCGTCGCGATGTTTGCGTTAGCTCAGGCGGCCTTGCCAAAGATGCCCGCTGGCGGTAGCATTGTTACCACGACTTCGATTCAGGCCTATGCGCCGAGTGGTTATCTATTAGATTATGCTGCGACTAAGGCGGCCATCAAGAACTTTACGATCAATTTAGCAGCTGAAGCGGCCGAAAAGGGCATCCGGGTCAATGGTGTTGCTCCCGGGCCAATCTGGACACCACTACAACTAGATCAAGGCCAGCCAATCGAGGCGTTGCCGAAGTTTGGCCAGGACACCTTGCTTAAACGAGCGGGACAACCCGCAGAACTAGCGCCAGTGTACGTTTTTTTAGCTTCGAACGACGCGAGTTATGTGACCGCCCAGATTTATGGCGTAACTGGTGGTGGCGTGATTAATTAG
- a CDS encoding SRPBCC family protein, whose translation MTTALFTNQVLTQATPATVRALLADPLNLPAWATAITMVKPTATGYVLQRSGSVFDQPEQLQVTVSADQVVYHSEGGQLGYEIVFTMTPLAEQTAVQEEVSLTTTPPSWLPLPLVKPVMQRDFQRKLGQLATLAEAHSNDD comes from the coding sequence ATGACAACAGCATTATTTACCAATCAAGTATTAACACAGGCAACTCCAGCAACGGTGCGAGCATTGCTAGCAGATCCGCTGAACTTACCAGCATGGGCGACTGCCATTACCATGGTCAAACCAACCGCGACGGGATACGTGTTACAGCGGTCCGGTTCGGTCTTTGATCAGCCGGAACAGTTGCAGGTTACCGTCAGCGCAGACCAGGTCGTTTATCACAGTGAGGGGGGCCAATTGGGGTATGAAATTGTGTTCACCATGACGCCATTGGCCGAGCAAACTGCGGTCCAGGAAGAAGTCTCCCTTACGACCACACCGCCAAGCTGGTTGCCGTTGCCACTAGTAAAGCCCGTCATGCAACGGGACTTTCAACGAAAATTAGGCCAATTGGCAACGTTAGCGGAGGCACATTCTAATGACGATTAA
- a CDS encoding helix-turn-helix domain-containing protein, protein MTLGTTLKQARKAQQFNQQQVARGICAQSMLSAIENDRYVPNARLLLALCQRLGIAVSTLSLADDFEISADQAFNDRVQQTCNAHQYQQLKDWLLQPTTLEHVQTDEQIQAYYYYLGVACWQVDRVSDAAQQKLRLAIGMAAPNTPPTTLTRLALISLAVVKADHHPQAKVAALVTRALANIDAGAYEENTNIVFYLAGLVAYEQHDSQLAVARLTQGLAFATAHDSHYMLANIYQLMAQLAMEAGESTTAQMATQRSQIFKDLFKEQLNDQF, encoded by the coding sequence ATGACATTGGGGACTACATTAAAGCAGGCACGTAAAGCGCAACAATTCAATCAACAGCAGGTCGCGCGGGGGATTTGTGCGCAATCAATGCTATCAGCAATTGAAAATGACCGCTACGTACCGAACGCCCGGCTGTTACTGGCGCTGTGTCAGCGATTAGGGATCGCGGTTAGTACGTTGAGTTTAGCCGACGATTTTGAGATCAGTGCCGATCAGGCGTTTAATGACCGTGTTCAGCAGACTTGCAATGCCCATCAGTATCAGCAATTGAAGGATTGGCTATTACAGCCAACCACTTTGGAACATGTTCAAACGGATGAGCAGATCCAGGCTTACTATTATTATCTTGGTGTTGCTTGCTGGCAGGTCGACCGCGTATCGGATGCTGCACAACAAAAGCTGCGCTTGGCGATCGGCATGGCTGCTCCCAATACGCCACCGACGACGTTGACACGCTTAGCCTTAATTTCGTTAGCGGTCGTCAAAGCTGATCACCATCCGCAAGCTAAAGTCGCGGCCTTAGTCACCCGGGCACTGGCTAACATTGATGCGGGTGCATATGAAGAAAATACCAACATCGTCTTTTACCTTGCAGGGTTGGTGGCCTATGAACAACACGACTCCCAGTTGGCGGTGGCCCGTTTGACGCAGGGCTTGGCCTTTGCGACGGCGCACGATTCGCACTATATGCTGGCAAATATTTATCAACTGATGGCGCAACTAGCTATGGAAGCTGGTGAGTCCACTACGGCACAAATGGCTACCCAACGGTCACAAATTTTTAAAGACCTATTTAAAGAACAACTTAATGATCAATTTTAG
- the yjeM gene encoding glutamate/gamma-aminobutyrate family transporter YjeM, translating into MAEKDNEKITLIALVMMIFTTVFGFANSTVAYYLMGYSSILFYLVAAVLFFIPFALMMAEFGAAVKSDSSGMYKWLEVSVNAKFAFVGTFMWFASYIIWLVSTSAKVWIPFTTMFFGSDQTQRFAMFGLNATQVIGILSCLWMVLVTFVSIKGMKGIVRVTSLGGLAVTSLTAILLVVSGVVLALNHGQFAQPLQHVMTSPNPSYQHPVGLLGFAVFAIFAYGGLEVLGGMVDKTKNPEKTFPRGIIISAIVITLGYGLGIFCWGISTNWQAVLSNPTTNLGNISYVMMQNLGYVLGQALGLSTAAAKTMGLWFARYTGLGMFLAYSGAFFTLTYSPLKTLILGTPKELWPKKFTKLNKAGMPSYAMMVQCAIVIVIILVASFATADASAFYNVLTLMANVSMTLPYLFLLYAFPKFKENQSIVKPFEVYKSLTWTKIISWVVFVVVLGANVFTLIQPILETGQIQNTVWMLVGPIVFGVAGIIWYQVRERHVN; encoded by the coding sequence ATGGCAGAAAAAGATAATGAGAAGATTACACTGATTGCCTTAGTCATGATGATCTTTACCACGGTTTTTGGATTTGCCAATAGTACGGTTGCCTATTACTTAATGGGTTATAGCTCTATTTTATTTTACTTGGTAGCAGCGGTACTATTCTTCATCCCATTCGCATTAATGATGGCGGAGTTCGGGGCGGCAGTTAAGTCCGATAGTAGTGGGATGTACAAGTGGCTGGAAGTAAGTGTGAATGCGAAGTTTGCGTTTGTGGGCACGTTCATGTGGTTCGCGTCGTACATCATTTGGTTAGTTTCAACGTCGGCTAAAGTCTGGATTCCATTTACGACCATGTTCTTTGGAAGTGATCAAACCCAACGTTTTGCGATGTTCGGACTAAATGCAACGCAAGTCATCGGTATTCTATCTTGCCTATGGATGGTGCTGGTCACGTTTGTTTCCATCAAAGGGATGAAAGGCATTGTGCGGGTCACGAGTTTGGGTGGCCTGGCGGTGACCAGTTTGACCGCAATCCTGTTAGTTGTTTCGGGAGTTGTTTTAGCCTTGAATCACGGGCAATTCGCACAACCGTTACAACATGTGATGACGTCACCAAATCCAAGTTATCAACATCCAGTCGGATTACTTGGATTTGCCGTCTTTGCTATCTTTGCTTACGGTGGGCTCGAAGTCCTCGGTGGGATGGTTGATAAGACCAAGAATCCTGAAAAAACGTTTCCCCGTGGGATTATTATTTCTGCCATCGTCATTACCTTAGGCTATGGCTTGGGAATCTTCTGTTGGGGCATTAGTACGAATTGGCAAGCTGTTTTGTCGAATCCAACGACCAACCTCGGTAATATTAGTTATGTCATGATGCAAAACTTGGGTTATGTCTTAGGGCAAGCGCTTGGTTTGAGCACGGCGGCTGCTAAGACAATGGGCCTGTGGTTTGCGCGTTACACCGGCTTAGGGATGTTCCTCGCTTACAGTGGGGCGTTCTTCACCTTAACGTATTCACCATTGAAGACGCTGATCTTGGGAACACCTAAGGAACTGTGGCCGAAGAAATTTACGAAGCTCAATAAAGCCGGCATGCCAAGTTACGCCATGATGGTTCAATGTGCCATCGTAATTGTGATCATCTTGGTGGCGTCCTTTGCAACAGCAGATGCGTCAGCCTTCTACAATGTCTTAACGTTAATGGCGAACGTTTCGATGACGTTACCATACTTGTTCTTACTGTATGCTTTTCCAAAGTTCAAGGAAAACCAGAGTATTGTGAAACCATTTGAAGTTTATAAATCATTAACTTGGACTAAAATTATTAGTTGGGTCGTCTTCGTAGTTGTGTTGGGTGCCAATGTCTTCACGTTGATCCAACCAATCTTAGAGACGGGGCAGATTCAAAACACAGTTTGGATGCTAGTTGGGCCAATTGTCTTCGGTGTTGCCGGAATTATTTGGTATCAAGTGCGCGAACGGCATGTCAATTAA
- a CDS encoding iron-containing alcohol dehydrogenase codes for MTERNFDFLMPSVNFFGPGVISKIGERAKTLGMQKPVIVTDKFLESLPNGAVAQVRRSLDAAGIDYVIYNQVEPNPKIHNIQAVKALYQANQADSLITIGGGSAHDTGKGAGIIMTNGDDITKLAGIETLKNALPPLIAVNTTAGTGSELTRHCVITNEETHYKFVVASWRNMPLVSFNDPTLMLDVPKGLTAATGMDAFVQAIEPFVSVDHNPITDSQCIQAIKLIETSLREAVANGHNLEARTHMVEAEMLAGMAFNNANLGYVHAMAHQLGGQYDAPHGVCCALLLPYVEEYNLIACPERFAELAKIMGENTDGLSTRNAAELAIKAMKQLSEDVGIPHSIKEIGAKIEDFEHMATNALKDGNAFSNPRKGTKEDIIKIFQAAYDAK; via the coding sequence ATGACTGAACGTAATTTTGATTTCTTAATGCCTAGCGTTAACTTTTTTGGTCCTGGTGTCATTAGTAAAATTGGTGAGCGTGCCAAAACCCTTGGCATGCAAAAACCAGTTATCGTCACTGACAAGTTTCTTGAAAGTCTACCGAATGGCGCCGTTGCCCAAGTTCGACGTTCACTAGATGCTGCCGGGATTGACTACGTGATTTACAATCAAGTTGAACCTAACCCTAAAATTCATAATATTCAAGCTGTTAAAGCATTATATCAAGCTAATCAGGCTGACTCATTGATTACCATTGGCGGTGGTTCTGCCCACGATACTGGTAAGGGAGCCGGTATCATTATGACCAATGGCGATGATATCACCAAGTTAGCTGGGATCGAAACCCTCAAAAACGCCCTACCACCATTGATTGCTGTTAATACCACTGCCGGTACTGGTTCTGAGTTGACCCGCCACTGTGTCATTACAAACGAAGAAACCCATTATAAATTCGTCGTTGCTTCATGGCGCAATATGCCACTTGTTTCATTTAACGATCCCACCCTCATGCTAGATGTACCTAAGGGGCTCACGGCTGCCACTGGGATGGATGCCTTTGTGCAAGCAATTGAGCCCTTTGTCTCAGTCGATCACAACCCGATCACCGATTCACAGTGTATCCAAGCTATCAAATTAATCGAAACCTCATTGCGTGAAGCTGTTGCCAATGGTCATAACTTGGAAGCTCGCACGCATATGGTTGAAGCTGAAATGCTTGCCGGCATGGCTTTCAACAATGCAAACTTAGGTTACGTCCACGCAATGGCGCACCAACTTGGTGGTCAATATGACGCGCCCCATGGTGTTTGTTGCGCCCTACTTCTACCATATGTTGAAGAATACAATTTGATTGCGTGTCCAGAACGCTTTGCCGAACTTGCTAAAATCATGGGTGAGAATACCGATGGCTTATCGACTCGTAATGCTGCCGAATTGGCTATTAAAGCGATGAAACAGCTCAGCGAAGATGTGGGAATCCCACATTCAATCAAGGAAATTGGCGCCAAGATCGAAGACTTCGAGCACATGGCAACTAACGCGCTTAAAGACGGCAACGCCTTCTCTAACCCACGCAAAGGCACTAAGGAAGATATCATCAAGATTTTCCAAGCCGCATATGATGCCAAGTAA
- a CDS encoding NAD(P)-dependent alcohol dehydrogenase, whose amino-acid sequence MKIKAAVVDKVNDPFVIKDDIELAEMKATDLQIKMVATGICHSDEAIRRGDASLGYPVILGHEGSGIVEKVGSEVTNFEVGDHVILSFYADGTCDNCLKGMPTKCRNYADYNLSGTRPDGSDHFQENGHHISDMFDQSSFTTHTVVDQRNAVKVPKELDLRRLGPLGCGYVTGSGTVLNSLQPRPGQTIAVFGTGAVGLAAMMAGKISGCTEVIAVDIVDSRLALAKELGATHAINSKEEDPVEAIKKLTHGYGVDFAVDTTGVEPVMVSAIHALAQGGTAALIAVTAKNITISSWNDLCVDDKKVIGVNMGDAIPGVDIPRLIDFYQHGMFPFEKTEKFYKFEDINQANADSGSGKTIKPVLIIDEDYQPGK is encoded by the coding sequence ATGAAAATTAAAGCAGCAGTAGTTGATAAAGTTAACGATCCATTTGTCATTAAAGATGATATTGAATTAGCTGAAATGAAAGCAACTGATTTACAAATCAAAATGGTTGCGACTGGGATTTGTCATTCTGATGAAGCCATTCGGCGGGGAGATGCTTCGTTAGGTTATCCCGTGATTTTAGGACATGAAGGTTCTGGAATCGTTGAAAAGGTCGGTTCAGAAGTAACTAATTTTGAAGTGGGCGATCACGTTATCTTATCGTTTTACGCTGATGGGACTTGTGATAACTGTTTGAAGGGGATGCCGACCAAGTGTCGGAATTACGCTGACTATAATCTTAGTGGTACCCGTCCCGATGGTTCAGATCATTTCCAAGAAAACGGCCATCATATCAGTGACATGTTCGACCAATCTTCCTTCACGACGCACACGGTAGTTGACCAACGGAATGCTGTTAAAGTACCAAAAGAATTGGATTTACGGCGCTTAGGACCGTTGGGCTGTGGCTACGTGACCGGGAGTGGGACGGTCTTGAATAGCTTGCAACCTCGCCCAGGCCAAACGATTGCGGTCTTTGGGACTGGTGCGGTTGGTTTAGCCGCAATGATGGCTGGTAAAATTTCGGGTTGTACCGAAGTGATTGCGGTTGACATTGTTGATTCACGGTTAGCACTCGCCAAGGAATTAGGTGCCACCCATGCTATCAACAGTAAGGAAGAAGATCCCGTTGAAGCAATCAAGAAGTTGACACACGGTTACGGGGTCGACTTTGCAGTTGATACAACTGGGGTCGAACCAGTCATGGTATCCGCAATCCACGCGCTTGCTCAAGGTGGGACTGCGGCCTTGATTGCTGTTACGGCCAAGAATATTACCATTAGCTCATGGAACGATTTGTGTGTTGATGATAAGAAAGTCATCGGTGTTAACATGGGTGATGCCATTCCTGGCGTTGATATTCCGCGGTTGATTGATTTTTATCAACATGGCATGTTCCCATTTGAAAAGACTGAAAAGTTCTATAAGTTTGAAGATATTAATCAAGCCAATGCTGATTCTGGTAGTGGTAAGACCATCAAACCAGTCTTGATCATTGATGAAGACTATCAACCTGGTAAATAG
- a CDS encoding copper-translocating P-type ATPase: MNTTKRFWISLIFSLPLLANMILMPFGWMLPGGDWTQLVLTTVIMVVSARPFLQSAWASFTKHHANMDTLVAIGTATAYFYSLYAMATGQAVFFESAALVTTFVLLGQVFEERMRHNASSAVAKLVGLQAKEAEVLRNEEFVKVPLDQVVVDDIIRVKPGQKIPVDGVITEGRSTVDESMVTGESMPVQKTVADAVIGSTINSNGTFLFKASKVGDQTMLAQIVELVKKAQNSHAPIQKLTDKVSDVFVPIVLIIAIMTFLTWYVFLGVSLANALIFAVAVVVIACPCALGLATPTALMVGTGRGAKMGILIKNGEVLEAVNDVKTVVFDKTGTITVGQPQVTDVIGDETQVLRVATSLEAASEHPLAAAILKRGQALGVAAPTATDFQAIEGKGVTAQVDGQAAVVGNHKLLTDEPISAELQRQAIRLQDAAKTVVYVGLNHQIVGLIAIQDVAKSTSKAAIASLKARGLKTVMLTGDNERVAQAVADQVGIDEVIADVLPGDKADHVQAFQKEGKVAFVGDGINDAPALTTADVGIAMGSGTDIAIDAGGIVLVKNDLRDVDRALVLSKKTFNRIKLNLFWAFVYNVLGIPVAAGVFFAIGLTLSPELAGLAMAFSSLSVVTSSVLLNKAKISTSVQPA; the protein is encoded by the coding sequence ATGAATACAACAAAGCGGTTTTGGATTTCATTAATCTTTTCTTTACCATTATTAGCTAATATGATTTTAATGCCGTTTGGTTGGATGCTTCCTGGTGGCGATTGGACACAGTTAGTTTTGACGACCGTCATTATGGTTGTTTCAGCGCGACCGTTTTTGCAGAGTGCGTGGGCGTCATTTACGAAGCATCACGCCAATATGGATACGTTAGTGGCAATTGGAACTGCAACGGCTTATTTTTACAGTTTATATGCGATGGCTACTGGTCAGGCGGTCTTTTTCGAGAGTGCTGCCTTGGTCACAACGTTTGTCTTACTAGGACAAGTCTTTGAAGAACGAATGCGACACAATGCTTCTAGCGCGGTGGCTAAACTAGTTGGTTTGCAAGCTAAGGAAGCAGAAGTGTTGCGCAACGAAGAATTTGTTAAGGTGCCATTGGACCAGGTCGTGGTTGATGATATTATTCGAGTGAAACCAGGGCAAAAGATTCCAGTTGATGGTGTCATTACGGAAGGGCGGTCGACGGTTGATGAATCAATGGTTACTGGGGAAAGTATGCCGGTTCAAAAAACGGTAGCTGATGCAGTGATTGGTTCAACAATCAATAGCAATGGGACCTTTCTGTTCAAGGCTAGCAAGGTTGGCGATCAAACAATGCTAGCACAAATCGTTGAACTCGTTAAAAAAGCCCAAAATAGTCATGCACCGATTCAAAAGTTAACGGATAAAGTTTCTGATGTTTTTGTCCCGATTGTGTTAATTATTGCGATTATGACATTTTTGACTTGGTACGTCTTCTTAGGTGTCAGTCTCGCTAATGCCTTGATTTTTGCCGTGGCCGTCGTAGTTATTGCGTGCCCGTGTGCGTTAGGATTAGCAACCCCCACTGCATTAATGGTCGGTACTGGACGAGGCGCTAAAATGGGGATCTTGATTAAAAACGGTGAGGTTTTGGAAGCGGTCAATGATGTTAAAACGGTGGTTTTTGATAAGACTGGTACAATTACGGTTGGTCAACCACAAGTAACGGATGTGATTGGTGATGAAACCCAAGTATTGCGGGTGGCAACTAGTTTGGAAGCTGCGTCAGAACATCCGTTAGCTGCGGCAATTTTAAAACGTGGCCAGGCGCTTGGTGTTGCAGCGCCGACCGCAACGGATTTCCAAGCCATTGAAGGTAAAGGAGTGACGGCCCAAGTTGACGGGCAAGCAGCCGTGGTCGGTAATCATAAATTATTGACCGATGAACCAATTAGTGCTGAACTACAACGACAAGCGATTCGGCTCCAGGATGCGGCTAAAACGGTTGTGTATGTTGGCTTAAACCATCAAATCGTTGGCCTGATCGCGATTCAAGACGTGGCTAAGTCGACATCTAAGGCCGCCATTGCGAGTTTGAAAGCGCGGGGCTTAAAGACAGTCATGCTGACGGGCGACAATGAACGGGTAGCACAAGCTGTGGCGGACCAGGTCGGAATCGATGAAGTCATTGCCGATGTTTTGCCTGGGGACAAAGCTGATCATGTCCAAGCCTTCCAAAAAGAGGGCAAAGTAGCCTTTGTTGGCGATGGTATTAATGACGCCCCAGCGTTGACAACGGCGGATGTTGGTATTGCCATGGGTTCTGGGACGGATATTGCGATTGATGCTGGTGGCATCGTGCTTGTTAAGAATGATTTACGGGATGTTGACCGGGCACTGGTATTGAGCAAGAAGACGTTCAATCGAATTAAACTTAATTTGTTTTGGGCGTTTGTGTACAATGTGCTAGGAATCCCCGTGGCAGCCGGCGTCTTCTTTGCCATTGGATTGACACTTAGTCCTGAATTGGCGGGGCTGGCGATGGCCTTTAGTTCACTATCCGTGGTTACAAGTTCGGTATTATTGAACAAGGCAAAGATCAGTACCAGTGTTCAGCCTGCGTAG
- a CDS encoding cupredoxin domain-containing protein — protein sequence MTAQQNINITVNGHYEPAVITLKKAIPAQLTFTRTSTQGCLEHVHSKSLDFAMDLPLDQPQTVTIPTDQTGEFQFRCGMDMVHGKVVIEG from the coding sequence ATGACAGCACAACAAAATATTAATATTACCGTGAATGGTCATTATGAACCAGCGGTAATCACCTTAAAAAAGGCTATTCCGGCACAATTAACGTTTACCCGAACAAGTACACAGGGGTGTTTGGAACACGTGCATTCAAAATCGTTGGACTTTGCAATGGACTTACCGCTTGATCAACCGCAAACGGTGACGATTCCAACTGATCAGACCGGTGAATTTCAGTTTAGGTGTGGCATGGACATGGTTCATGGCAAGGTGGTGATTGAGGGATGA
- a CDS encoding cupredoxin domain-containing protein yields the protein MVIKGLVLLIGLLAIGFILWWFFGKHATATVTADASADLQQVDVEVKGGYSPEQIVLKKGVPAILNFTRKDASGCLDHVVFSDFGINQELPQNQAEAIAIDTSKPGEYQWACGMDMFHGKLIIK from the coding sequence ATGGTTATTAAAGGGTTAGTCTTGTTAATTGGTTTGTTAGCAATCGGGTTCATCTTATGGTGGTTTTTCGGTAAGCACGCTACGGCAACGGTAACCGCGGATGCGTCTGCTGATTTACAACAAGTTGATGTTGAAGTCAAGGGTGGTTACTCGCCGGAACAGATCGTGTTGAAAAAGGGCGTGCCGGCGATATTGAACTTTACACGCAAAGACGCGTCCGGATGTCTGGATCACGTGGTTTTTAGCGATTTTGGTATTAATCAAGAATTACCGCAAAATCAGGCTGAAGCCATTGCTATTGACACTAGTAAGCCAGGCGAATACCAATGGGCGTGTGGTATGGATATGTTCCATGGCAAATTGATTATTAAATAA